Proteins co-encoded in one Neovison vison isolate M4711 chromosome 9, ASM_NN_V1, whole genome shotgun sequence genomic window:
- the LOC122917283 gene encoding olfactory receptor 1J1-like, whose translation MRLENQSNVSEFLLLGLPIRPEQQGVFFVLFLGMYLTTVLGNLLIILLIRLDSCLHTPMYFFLSHLAFTDIAFSSVTVPKMLMNMNTKYKSIPYAGCISQTYFFIFFADLDSFLITSMAYDRYVAICHPLHYTIIMSQSICVMLVAGSWVIACACALLHTLLLARLSFCASHTIPHFFCDLAALLEMSCSDTSLNQLVIFTAGLTAIMLPFLCIMVSYGHIGATILKVPSTKGICKALSTCGSHLSVVTLYYGAIIGLYFLPSSNNTNDKNIIASLMYTVVTPMLNPFIYSLRNKDMKGALRKLLSKKTYSLN comes from the coding sequence ATGAGACTGGAGAACCAGAGCAATGTGTCCGAGTTCCTCCTCCTGGGTCTCCCCATCCGGCCAGAGCAGCAGGGAGTGTTCTTTGTCCTGTTCCTGGGCATGTACCTGACCACGGTGCTGGGGAACCTGCTCATCATCCTGCTCATCAGGCTGGACTCTTGcctccacacccccatgtacttcttcctcagcCACTTGGCTTTCACTGATATTGCATTCTCATCTGTCACTGTCCCAAAGATGCTGATGAACATGAATACGAAGTACAAATCCATTCCTTATGCAGGGTGCATTTCACagacatattttttcatattctttgctgATTTAGACAGTTTCCTAATCACTTCAATGGCCTATGACAGGTATGTGGCCATCTGTCACCCTCTGCATTATACCATCATCATGAGTCAGAGCATTTGTGTCATGCTGGTGGCTGGGTCCTGGGTCAttgcttgtgcttgtgctcttttgCATACTCTCCTCCTAGCTCGGCTGTCCTTCTGTGCTAGCCACACCATCCCCCACTTCTTCTGTGACCTTGCTGCCCTGCTCGAAATGTCCTGCTCAGACACCTCCCTCAACCAACTGGTAATCTTTACTGCAGGATTGACAGCTATTATGCTACCATTTTTATGCATTATGGTTTCTTATGGCCATATTGGGGCCACCATCCTCAAGGTTCCTTCTACCAAGGGCATCTGCAAAGCCTTGTCCACTTGTGGATCACACCTCTCAGTGGTGACTCTCTATTATGGGGCAATTATTGGTCTCTATTTTCTTCCCTCATCCAACAACACCAATGACAAGAACATAATTGCTTCATTGATGTACACAGTGGTCACTCCCATGTTGAACCCCTTCATTTATAGCCTGAGAAATAAAGACATGAAAGGGGCCTTGAGAAAACTCTTGAGTAAGAAAACATATTCTTTAAactga